One Schlesneria paludicola DSM 18645 DNA segment encodes these proteins:
- a CDS encoding efflux RND transporter periplasmic adaptor subunit — translation MKHSSLLTISLALISFTLPACNTHREEHHHEAHKIVATNPQSKPVTVTQQYVCQIHSQRHIKVRALEMGYLEAIPVKEGQTVKVDDLLFTVRPILYQSKFEAESAEAKLAQLEYQYTQKLHQQNVVSQNEVLLVQAKMAKADAKAQLAKAELDFATVKAPFDGIVDRLLHQQGSLVQEGEILTTLSDNSVMWVYFNVPEKEYLEYMTELKQHKDELKIQLMLANHTIFEQVGKIGAIEADFNNETGNIKFRADFPNPDRLLRHGQTGTILISRVQDDSIVIPQRAVFEVLSKRYVYVVDKDDVAHQREIETGNELDDIFVIKKGLGVEDKIVLEGIRQIRDGDKVEYEDRQAEQVVSNLKYHAE, via the coding sequence ATGAAACACTCATCTCTCCTCACAATCAGCCTGGCGCTGATTTCATTCACCCTGCCTGCATGCAACACGCACAGAGAGGAACATCACCACGAGGCGCATAAGATCGTGGCCACCAATCCACAGTCCAAGCCCGTGACGGTGACCCAGCAATACGTCTGCCAAATTCACTCGCAGCGTCATATCAAGGTACGAGCCTTGGAGATGGGTTATCTTGAGGCGATCCCTGTCAAAGAGGGACAGACGGTTAAGGTGGACGATCTGCTGTTCACCGTCAGACCTATTCTGTACCAGTCAAAGTTTGAGGCAGAGAGTGCCGAGGCAAAGCTCGCGCAACTCGAATACCAGTACACGCAGAAGCTGCATCAGCAGAATGTGGTCTCTCAGAATGAAGTCTTGCTGGTGCAGGCCAAGATGGCAAAGGCCGATGCCAAGGCACAATTGGCGAAGGCCGAATTGGACTTTGCAACAGTCAAAGCCCCGTTTGACGGCATTGTCGATCGACTGCTGCATCAGCAGGGCAGCCTGGTTCAAGAAGGTGAGATTCTCACGACTTTGTCAGACAACAGCGTGATGTGGGTGTACTTCAATGTCCCCGAAAAAGAGTACCTCGAGTACATGACCGAATTGAAGCAGCATAAGGATGAATTGAAAATCCAACTGATGTTGGCAAACCACACCATCTTCGAGCAGGTTGGCAAGATCGGCGCGATCGAGGCCGACTTCAACAACGAAACAGGGAATATCAAATTCCGTGCAGACTTCCCGAACCCGGATCGCCTGCTGCGTCATGGCCAGACGGGCACAATTTTGATCAGTCGCGTGCAAGACGACTCGATCGTGATTCCACAACGTGCGGTCTTCGAGGTGCTCAGCAAGCGATATGTCTACGTTGTCGACAAAGACGATGTCGCGCACCAGCGCGAGATCGAAACGGGAAATGAATTGGATGACATTTTCGTCATCAAGAAGGGACTTGGCGTCGAGGACAAGATTGTGCTTGAGGGGATTCGACAGATTCGCGACGGCGACAAAGTGGAGTATGAGGATCGTCAAGCCGAGCAGGTTGTTTCAAATTTGAAATACCACGCGGAATAG